In Coffea eugenioides isolate CCC68of chromosome 4, Ceug_1.0, whole genome shotgun sequence, the genomic stretch TTTATAATAGGATATGaattttatgcaaaatttgagtCTATAATCTAGATATATTAACTGTCTCCGTTTTTAGTTTTTCATATATGAATTTTCTgcaaaatgtatatatgaattttTTGCATGACATAAATGCATGCACAAAAAATTTGCATCTCTAGAAATATTCATTTTCTCACCAAAATAAATATATGGACAAAAATTCCTTGTTTGCCCAATAAATTATAAATCAATTGTGCTCCTTTGTATTaccttatattcatataaaaatcCGAGTTGAACAGTTTttgttaattatatttaattattaGCTTATAGCTTTTACATTTTAAGACTGAGtgacataaaataaatataGCAAATACAAAGTGATAATTAGTTAGATATATGtctataaataaataaaaatatttgttttacaaaaaatgcTTGCCAGTAAAAGTGATCATTAATTACATTCTCGTTCTAAAAAATGTAAGATAATTTCCCTGCATTTCAAAAATGTTACTTTCACGATATTTGTTTTCAGCGTTGCTTTTATTCTCTATAAAAATGATAATTAATCGGATATTTGCTTGAAAAAATATAGGATAGTTTCCCTCTATTTCAAAAATGTTACTTTGATAATATTCcttaattaataaattattaccaTGGCATGTGTCCTTTCTATAGAATTGTGTATTCacaattttctattttctttaaccgtctctcttttttttttttttgaaagaaaacctCCATTCATTGCAAATCGTCGAGGGCAGCATCTGTAACAATCTTGGGGAAGTTTACAAACCATACCCTGCTTCCCTTAAGAGATAACGACAATTTTGACATGATGTGGGCAAGAACATTGTTAGTCCTCCTCACATAACTAACCTTGACAAAATCAAAAGAATTCAGCATAGATCTGATGCCATGAATTAAATTACCTATCAATGACAAATCGGGTCATTGCTGTTAATCCTTTGAACAATATTTAAAGCATCCCCTTTGAGCAAAAAAATGTGTGATTCCAAAGTCTCTTGCAAACTCCAAAGCACTGAGAAATGCCAAGCATTCCACATGTTCTGCATTGTGAGCTCCATTGACCCGTGCAGCCATTACAACCTCCACTTGACCTAAGCGATTCCTGACGACCACACCAACTCCAACTGCTTCTTCAGAGAAGGCTCCATCCATATTAATTTTCAGATAACTCTCATCTGGTGCAACCCATTTGGTAGTCTACATCTGTCGTCGTGTTCCTTTCTTGTTGTGGATATTCCAATACTCATGCAAGAAAGCCTGAGCATATTCACCCACTTGTGTTGCATCCCGATCCTTGCCTGCGAATAATGCCTGGTTTCTGCTTTTCCAAATCATCCACATGGTTACCACAATGAGTTCTGCTATTTCTTTTCTTGAACCTTCAAAAATAGTCAAACCAGTCCTTAAAGTTTGATGCAGCATGCTTGCAAATTGCTTTCAGCATCCCCATTCTCGACCAGACTTCTTGAGCAAAAacacaataaaaaaatatatgctCATCGGTCTCTTGATCATAGCCACACCAATTGCAGCTCAGTACACCTTTCTTAAGCCTATCTGATAAATTCTGCCTCGTTGGCAAAATACCAGAGCATGCTCGCCATACAAAGATTCTGACCTTTGGAGGGATGTTCAAGTTCCAAATTTTAAGCCAGAAAGACTTCTCATTACTGCTGGATAATGCCCCCTCCCCACCTTGTTCCAACCTCTGCAAGGTCCTTGCTAAATGGTACGCTGACCGTACGTCAAAATTCCCATTTTTATTATAATACCATACTAACTCATCCTTAGCCCACCATGGGGAGAGAGGAATTTTCTGAATAATTTGTACCTCATAACTCAAGAATAGAGCGTAAAGCAAGTCCAGCCTTCAACCACCAGAATGGGCGTCAATTAAGTCACATACTCTAGTGTCTGGCCACAGAGTTTTTGAGCATTGTGACACTCGGAAGGATGGAGGATAGGGTAACCAAGGATCATCCCAGATCTTTATATTTGAACCATCACCCACTCGCCATACCATGCCTCTTTGTAGTAAGCTTCTTCCTTCTAATAAACTCCTCCATAGATAAGACGGATTACTCCCTAATTTGGCATTCAAGAAATCTGTCTTAGCAAAATATTTGTATTAATATCCCAACTTTGTATTTTGTGGTCTTTGGCTGTCATGCCTCTAGGGGTGTGAATCGGAATCAAAATCGGTAATTCAGAACattgaaatcggaatttttcaaaattttggtatcAAAATTTTCGACCaatttcaattttgaattcACCAACTCCGAATTCAAATTCGTttcgaattcaattcggaattcGGTAAATTTCGATTTCACTaaattcatgaatataaaattattattattattatgaatatTTCGGAACGGCATGGTATGGCGAAATTCGAAAGGCTTGAAAAGTAAGTTTGAGAAGTAGGTATTTGGAAGAGGAGTTTTTGGGATAAATTGGGTAAAGAGATTGAAGAAGTATTTTTCTGGATATATTGTGAGAATCTTCTTGACATGAATATAGGCTGCTTTTTGGTCAATTCTGATCTCAATTTCATGAATGACCAATTTTGCCAATGAAGGTTCAACCTGTATCTCTTGTTTAGTAGTCTgcctttcttcatttttttgtttgagcAGAGGGACAGTCAATCCTCTACGGAAAATATAAAGGCTGAATGTGTTGTTTTTGTTCGAATATTTCGAACATCACCTTTCTTGGAATATTGATTGGAGATTTGACCAGATTTGTTTGAGGAAATATTTCTTGTATCTAAGACTGTCTTCTTGACCTATTGAAGATCCATGTCTCTTCTGTTTATCCCTTGTATTTGCTGGAAAACCATGTTCCTTCTGTATAAGTTTCCACCTTGAGGTTTGGGTACTCAATATTAAGTACCTCTAGCTTATTAGGCTGCAATTGTTTGTATGTTATGAAAGAATATATAGAAATTTAGGAATTTCTTTATTATTTGTAGAATTCTCTTTTGAGTTTTTCAAAGAAATAAGTTTGTTATTATCAGACAAGTTTGAAATAGATGATTGTGAAAATTCAGTAGTACTTTGGCTTTTGACAATCTGAATTTTTTCTTTAGAAGAAATAATCTTTGTTTCTGAATTTCTAATAGCCATTGGTTTGACAAGCGTTTGGGAAGGAATTTTATCTTCAGCAATTTCTGCTTGAAgatttttacaatttattggtttGGCACTAGGTTgagttttggtcaaaacatTTATTGTGGAATATCCTATGTCTATAGAATCTCCTACGTCTTTCTCAAGATTGGTAGTATTATCAGGACTATTCATTGGTTGATCGGATGCCGGAAGTTTTGGAATTCCTGAAAAATCTTGGTTTGATAAATCTATTGGGTTTAATCAATCTATGGGAGAATCTGATAGATCTATTAGCTTGTTTTTTAGGAATTTTGTGGATCTGGTAGGTTTATAGATCCTGGTGTGGATatatttgaaaatgattttggtGGATCTATTGATTCTGTTGGGAGTTTATGAAGGGATCCTTGGATAGGAATTGTTTGAGACAGACCTTTGGATAGATCTAAGGGTTTTAACTTAGTTTAGACTGAATCTACAAGATCTGGTATGCAATCCTGAGTTTTTAAAGTTTTTGATATAGAGGATGCAGGTTTTGATACAGTTTGATCTAGATCTACGGAGTCTAATGTAGATCTATGAACATTTGTATTTTCAGGCATAATTTTTTATGCTATTTGAACTGGTTTTATGAATTCTGGTGTAGACTCCTGAGACTCATACCAGTCAAAGAAATgaatattttgttttatttttcttaaaaattcatAAAAGTTGTGTTGCATATTTTTTCGGGTTTCACCCtggtatttttcaaaaaattgttttcttttaatttgatTGTGGTTTGCAAAGAATTCagatcttagtttttgtttatcaatttcaaatttagggagtttgttttcaaatcttttttGAATAAGGATTGATTGCTCAATTCGAGCAATTCTAGTTTGAAGATCCTCCATTTGTTTATTGTTTAAGGAAGACTTGAGAAGGCTAGAGTTTGTTTAATAAGAAGTCATGAGTAGaggaaagtaaataaataaaaaaaaaacaattttccTGAAATTAATCGACCTTATAATCCTCTTCCCTTTAGCACAGAATCCTTCAGGATCCATGGAGGATAAACTATTTTTCTTAAACCATTATAATAAAGATAGTGAGGACGCTATAAGAATAAATCTAATCCTTTGAGAAAGATTGACTATACATGACGACCATATTTCCATCATAATAAAGATAGTGATGAGGCTACAAGAATAGATCTAACCTTTTAAGAAAGATTAACTACGCATGACGACTatattttcaaacaaaaataatatcaGCAGTATAAACCTATGAAACCAGATCTGAATCTCTGAACACTTCACTGTCCTAGATCTCGGACCACAGGAACCTCAACATCGCTACAGGACTTATTGCTAAATCCCATGGCCTTACTGTCTGGACCAAAGGTTGGCAATTACAGGCTCCATGTCCATTAGTCCATAAATAGATACTATTAATATTATAATAAGTTTGAATACATTAGATAGTAATCACGAAGTTAACCAGTCTCATTAGACAGGTctaaacttgtagatctacactaGCAACATCATAAATAAAGAAATATGGTAATCATGAAGTCAAGCAATCTCATCAGACAAATctaaacttgtagatctacactaGCAACATTATAATTAGCAAAGAAGGATAGCCATCACCCACTTCCCcctctggctctgataccagacgGGTCGAGAGGTTAGCCTCTTAAACCAGGAAagtagataaaataattaaaacttaTCACTTTTCCcttaaaattaagtgataagttattcacttatcacttaatgtgatacacactcaaatgtatcaaatcTAGTACTTAacgatttaaaaaattaattgattcGTACTTCAGATTTTAAAATTTAGACTTCAGTTTTTAGATTTCAATTCTATCAAATGCACTCTTATGGCTAGTTTGAGAGATGAGATTtgataggaaaagaaaagaaactggaaggaaggaatatttttctttcatttgcgAGTTTACTCACGACAAAAAACAAAGGATTTGGTCTTATTTGAAGGGATTCAGTGTTTGAATCCCACTGTCGATTCCCTCCAGTGTTTGAATTCTACTGTCAATGTGAGAGTTGTATTATTGGATGATTTGTAAGAATTTTTGTAAACGATATATGGTTCTAGAGGTATGCCCAAATGGAGTTGGTCTGATTTGGAGAGATTCAGTTTTTGAATCTCGCTGTTGATGTGAAAACTGTGTTATTGGGCGATTTGTGAGAACTTTTGTAAGTGATATATGGTTCCGGAGCTATgcccaaaaatatttaaaaaaagtGATAGTTCATATACAAATGTCTCGGATGCATGTCCTGACCTATGGTGATAATCGGAATCAAATTCattcaaacatttttttttctaccaaaaaaatgGGTAGTTCATAAAATTTACGATACCACAACATGACGATAGTAGCTCTCCAttattgtgaaattttttttaacagttTTGcttttttaccaatttgattgAGACAAAAAATTATCTCGTGAGTAAATCACAGCCACGCATTTTAAAAGATGAAAATTTGAGCCAATCTGGACCCTTAATCTTTGCTAACTCGCAATGGCAATGGTCCTCATGCTCAACAGCTTCCACTGTAAAGGACTCCATAAACTATTACTTACTAACGAACTAGGAGAGATAAATCGCGCTTTGCATGGTGGAGTACAAAATGTGAATGCCCATGAAGGATTAAAATTATGTAAATAGTAGTTGGGATTGCTGATAAGTAATTTTAGATTGGAATTAATATTGGAGTTATATGTATTGATTAACAACAGAAAATTGTGGGAGAAATGTAACAAGATAATTTGGTAACCGAgctatttgttttgttttaggaAACGATTACTAATATATTAAAGGTGAAATGTATGATGCCATGGATACATGATTTCTATTCCGTTGATTCCGAAAATTAAAACAGCAAGGGATGTATGGGATTGGGGTATGTATTTCTCCTTGTTGAAGACCATGATCATCAACAAATTTGTTCCAGTTTTTGTGAAATCTGTTCTCGGTCTTTCCAATGATATGGGTTTTAGTTCCACTTGTGAGGACCATAGTTGGGGTTCTTGATTCATGTAATCTCGGATGAGCATCCTTGGGAATTTCCTGCAAAAAAAGAAATCTGTGTAATAAAGATAAACAAAGAAGGAGTGGATTAGAAAACCATGAATTTGTTTAACAGGAGAACGTGCACACTATTGTGTACTTAGCATAAGACgaaaaaatttggtaaaaagCATCTAATGCCATAAGATCATGAGAAAAGAATCGATTGATTGATGAGGTGACCAAAGTTGCACCCGGTTGGCTTTTGATATTTTTTGTAATGAAAGGAAAGGATGTGTGAGTGCATATATAACTTAGGAATATAGTATAAGAGCAATAGAACTGCAGTTCCCTCATGAAATGAACAATTCATAAGGGATCATTGGCAAGTGCAAGTCCAGCTTGTCCAGATTTGTAGATGATTGGTCAAGAAAGTCAGTGCATCATTTATGAAATTGCCCCTTCTTCGTAAGAAAAGCATATCATTTAGGTCAATATAGTTGTGCTTGCAAATAATTTTCCATTCTCCTTCAAAACAATGATCTGTGATTTTCAAACTCCATTCGGCAAGGCCATGTTTAACTGTAATGGTCTATCCCTTTGCAAAGTTATTATAACGAAACATTTCCACAGGAATTTTCTGCGAACATAAGACATCGGTAAATATATAATAAAGGTAATCTAAGAGCTAGCACCAGTTATTAAGAACACCTGTTTCTCCATATCTGTGCAGAAGAGTACCTAGCATCAAGGCTGTCTATTCAATATTCGGGTAATCTTTGGTGGCTctatggaaaaaagaaaaacaataagattttcatgtattttataACGCTGTTGTAATCAGGAAAGGATACTTGCCTTGGGGTATGAATGCCTCTgaagaaataaggatgatatTTTGCAACCATTGTTTAACCGATGCAAGCGAAAATAACGATGGTTCACCCATGTAGGCAAATACCATGGGGAAAGCCTCTGCAAAATTTTTTTCGACATAGTATACTATTTTTCCCTCTTGGTTATTAACATCGGTTGCTGCGTGGATCTTATTATGATCAAACGTGCGAAGATAAAACTTGACCTTGTTGGCAACTCGAACTAACTCCCATCTTTTAAACAGATTTTTTGTCCCATTCATTTCTACTGCTAAATATTTATGGGGAAAGGTTAGGAAGAAATGCTAAGTAGAAAACTTTGGAGAAGTTTTCTATTGTAAAAAGAGTAGTGTCTAAATTTTTTGTTTAGATATATTCGCAGCGAAGTTGCACATTTGGCCGCCTTGTTGTGTAGAAAAAGTATGAAAGAATGAGGAGCAGTTGGAAGGAAAAGAGAACATAAACAATGCGCGAACAAATATGAGTACCAATGCGACTGTGTAGCATTTTTAAACAATAAGTAAAGatagcgagagagagagagagccatTTAATATAAATGTGCTACTCTTGGTTGAAATTCTTGAATGTAGGTGGACGTTGGATGCAGCATTGACTGAAATGCAATTGTGCATTAATGAATATATTTGTTGTGTTTGCATTAATTGGAATTGATCATCGAGACGTTAAAAGTTGTCAATCTATGGGTAGAAGTCATCCGATTGTTCATATTATATATAATGAATTGTAGCAGATAATTTAATGACTAATAAGGGATAGCAATACTTCTAAGACATTTGTTCAGACGGTTGATAAAGCTAATGCTTCAAAAAGGTGGGTTATAAGTTCGAGATATAGTTTCAAAAGCTGCAACATAGTCGATGCTTTAAGCATTAACAAAATACACAGACATCTGGATTCATAGTCAGAAAACAAAGGAACGAAAACTCAATCAATTTTTCTTTGCCTTTTTGTTGATGTTTGCCTTCTCATCTTTGGATGTACCTTCATTTGCATCTTCAGATTGTTCAAATTTTGTATCAAGACAAATTCGCACCTTTAATGAAGAAACTTGGTTTTCTAAACAACAATTTATTGAGAATCATCAGCGAACGAAATAAATTGAGTATTCATAGCTGTAACAGTTTTTTTTAATACATACAAACCTGGTGCTGCAACTGTTGGGACAGTATTGCCAATTTCCTGAGAAATAGTCTGGACATTAGGATCTGCAGACCTGTTAGCAGATTCTTCAGTGCTGGCATCCTTAAAATAGTAGACAATAGTAGCTGATGACCTCCTCCATCTCTGGTAGTTGCTGGCTTTAACTGTATTATGAACATCTTTGATTGAAGTTCTTCATGGACTTTTTCCAGTGGCAATTCTGAATTCTATGTATAAAAGCAATAAAAATGTCATTGatgttttcaaaatttctttaagACTTTTTATGGATACCTATCAAACCTCTTTGTGATAATTCATTGCTTCAAGTGCAGTAAATGTGAGCAAACTTTTAGCTAAGTCACTAAACACGGATGCAGTGAGTGTGTCAGTGTGGTCAGTGAGGTCTATATCAAAACGACACCTGCATGTAATAAAGCCTGAGTTAGGATTAGAGAATACGTTGATTTTGAGTAACACCTGGTAATTTGACACAAAGTAATGAATTGCATGTTGAGATTGCCTTCCTGGGAGAAGCTTGTTGTTTCTCATTATAGTGATTGCAAGTATATATAGTTCCAAAGTTTGCTACAGTCATGCGTTGGCATTTTACGCAACCCATGTAATAATATTTTTGAACAATGTGCTGGAAAGAAACCTTTGCCTTAACCCATGAAACCTAGAAATATCGAAAATCAAAGAGACGAGTTATTTTTTGCTGCCTActgaaaaaggggaaaaattaaaaaggatACAAATGTAAGCCTTCCGTGTTGGAACAACATGAATGATAGAAATAATTTTCTGTTGTGATTGGTGAAATAGCTGAGGACTTTGTTTAGCATGCATGCTATCCTAAAGAAGCCCCATAAAGCTGTTTTCATTTCTCGCAGCCCTGTGGAAAATCATAAACGTAAGTGGTAATACCAAATACTAAGTAATGGCATGTGAGAAGAACTGGAAAAAATCTTAggaagaaaggggaaaaaaccAATGCTTTAGATAATTAGCTTCTCTGACAAGTGGATTGACAAGAATAACCGAGTCATTCTTGGCTGACAAAGCAATTCCTAGCAGACAAAGATAGTCAGACAAAGTATTAATACGGGGCAGTTGAGCATAAAATATATCTAAGCACCATTGTACATAACAACATTGAGTCTGCGACATATTAAAACATGATGCTTATCTTTTAGCTCAGTGATAGATTTTCCTTAATTTTCAATGAACTCATTCCAGATAGACAACAGAATAGGAGTCATTCTATGCAATATCAAGAACAGAAAAATGCCTGTTACTTTTATAATAGCGATGTAATTGTcaattgtttcatgattcatAATGCAGCAAAGAAAGAACCAGAAAAGACTTTACTCTTCCTTCACATGCCAAAATTTTTGCACCAGTGATTCACTTGAATCTTTATGGACTGGAATAACCGACGATGCATGAATGACTATTCCAATGACATCTATATTAAGCAAAACAAGCAAGATAACTCAGATACGATTTTTTTCTTCATATAAGATCAATAGAAAATATACTATAGATTGTGTTCTATATTGACCAACAGTTTCATGTTTCAAGTCTGCGTAAGGAGCCAGGTCTTTATAAGCCGTGAAATCAAAGTGGAATGGCAACACACTTGAGTCAGCTTCATCAATTTCGTCTACAACAGTTTTGGTGCTTATAATCCACTGGAGCTTAGGTCCATCAAGCTGGAACCTTTCAGCAGTAGCCCTGACTTCAGCATTTGAGATGCGATATTTTTTCTAAAGCTTGAGCTTACCCATTTTCTGTATGGCATAGTCAAAAAGTACTCCCTGGATTTTTGACCCCTGAAAAAATAAGTTTCATAGAAAAAAGGCTATTTTATGGATATTGAGTAcaaattaataaagttgttAATAACTATAAAAGATACATAGCATTATAGAAAAATAGATTTTGACAACAAGCTTTCAAAAGTAATATAAGCATACTTTTGAGTCAACAAAAATGAACTTTTGCCATTTTGTTGGAGTGGAGAGGGCAGAGCCAACATTCAATTTTTCTTGGACTGTTACTATAGCTGTCCAAGATTTTATTCCACGCTTTATGTTTTCAATGAACAAAACATCACCCATTCTGCACCAAAGATGTACGAAAGTCCATAAGGTCATGgcagaacaaaaaaaaagttagagATAAAGATACAAGTCTGATAAAAATTGCCACTAAGTTCAGAAAAGACGTGCATAAATCTACCCAGGTGGCAATACCTTAGTATAGATAGTCATTTAGCAGCTAATTCAAGGATTTCACGATAGACAACATTCATTGTTTTAGATTCAAGCACAATATTAGCATCATAAAATGTTGGTGGCATTATGAGGACCTTAACTGCACTAGCCATTTTAGAGCGAGACAAAGCAACGTATAACTGTCCGTGTGAGAACACGGGTTCATGTTGATAAATACCAACCCGATCTAATGTCTGGCCCTGCGACTTATTGATGGCCATGGCAAAACACAGCTTCACTGGAAACTGTGTGCGTTTAAATGGAATGCCATTTTTTTCATTATCAGATGTTTGAAGAGGAATTCTAGACAGGATCACTCTCTTGCCTTGATGTTGGCCTACTGCAATTTTTGCACAAAGGGCATGTTGTCTAAGCTGTTTGCAAATAAGCCTTATTCCATTGCACAATCCCTCTGTGGGATTTAGGTTCTTAAGGAGAATGATTGGACAGTTTTCCTTTAAGACTAATTGGGGGGCAACCCTTTTGGATTCAAAGAATTCAGGAAATCTTAATGATATCCCTGATCCTTTTCATTGAGAGTCTTGTCTGTACTCATGAAAACAAAAGCTTGTCCAGGGAATCAATCAATGAGCACATCATTGATATCATCAACACAGGAATTCTTTGGTGTAAGGATACACCTACTGATCATTGCATATGGATCTATTGAATAAGCATGCAGGTCTGAAAAGGCGAAGCCTATCAATCTAAGTAAATAAGAATCTGGGtagatatatatgtatatactcAGCATATCAAAATGTGAATCATGTAAACTAAGATTGCGAAATCTGTACTGACTTGTCGATGATATATCTTTATTATCAAATTGAATTAATATGTCTTTACGCAAAGATATTTTCCCTTCCTCATCTTCTGGCTCGTGTCCCTCTCCTACTCTCAAAAGAAACCTCGAGTATTGGTGATTTGAAATAGCTCGCATATTCTCTGATAAagttattttttgaaaagttcTCCATAGAGGTGAATGAACAAAGCTAGCCTCAATCTGTTGGTCCTTTGAACCATTTGGTATAACATGCAAGGTTTGATGGAAATCACCTCCAAAAACCATGATCTTACCTCCAAAAGGTTTATCAGAATCCATGACATTCTTTAGTAGCAAGTCAAATGCCTCAATAGTATCTTTTTTAGTCATGGACGCTTCATGCCAGAGAATTAGTTTAGCAAGCATGATCAGTCTTGCAATAGAGCTTTGTTTgctaatttgacaaattttgttTGCGGAAACATCTAAGGGAATTTTAAATCGTGAGTAGGCAGTCTGTCCTCCTGGAACAATAGAAGCAACCACACTAGATGAAACAACAGTTATCGCTATGTGGCCACTAGACCTAAGCGTTGCAAGAAAGGAATGATAAAGGAATGTTTTTCCTATTCCACCAGGCCCATCAACAAAAAAACTTCCACTTCCTGAGGAAAGAACTTCAGGCATAATAACATCAAAGGCAGTCTCTGTCTTTTCTTTGACTGTAATTTTTTTTGGCCAACCAAGGTTCAACTTAGAACCTACTACAATTATGGGAACTTGATGGATATTTCTCCAGAAACTTCTCTCCTAAAAGAGCTGCATTTGGATATAAAAAGCATGCACTTTACAATGATTGtcaatttattatttttcttagataaaataaaaacgTCACTCGTGACTCAAccaataacaataataatagtAGCCATTACATGTTAAATACGCAGATAATTACAGATTCTGGACTCTGATGTTGATGACAGGAATACAGTCGCTTCTAACTCCTGTGACTCGAAACTTACCACTTCATACGATTTTCCTATGACAATATTGACATAAAACAATGCCATCCATCATCATCGTTGACATAATCTTGGATTTTAACAAATTTAGAAACCACTTTTACACAAAACCATCAAATGCAGGAAACAATGGAATAACATAGAAGTGATAAGTGACATAACAGTAATAGATGAACCCTCAAAACTACCCAGATGTCCATCATGGTGAAGCTTCAAAGACACTTGCTGTCCAATCAAATCAGGAGCCTGGAACACCCAAAAGCATGATAATGTAAAACATAAAACAAACAACAATTTCAGTTATAACAAACAATAATTTTAGTTATAACAAAACGATGAGTACATGTAATAAAGTATGATAAAGTTTAGTCGAGCTAgatcaagtgcgataaagtacacacttgcctatgaGCGATAATTCAAGTACCTAGCAATTTCTAACAACAATGAATATGTAACACGCAGTTAGAACTGTAAggcctggtgcaacccaatgagtacaaacaatttcacaatgatgcacaaagatatatcaaatttaagcacaataaagaaaacttaattaaagagaaaagataagaaatgcaaaccaaatatcaatccaatagcctcttcaatagatggcgatgctaaccaagatgtacaagtgaaggctcactccttcctcaccccaaacacactttggttgagccaaggagttttacaacaattctagttaaccctcaacagcctacacttgaaagatcactcacccaattaagaactattttatacaaatgaggcaaccttcaccaaggttttaccacttcaagtgataggttcaccttcaccaaggttttactcctcctagagaataaccttcacttgagc encodes the following:
- the LOC113769436 gene encoding ATP-dependent DNA helicase PIF1-like, translating into MPEVLSSGSGSFFVDGPGGIGKTFLYHSFLATLRSSGHIAITVVSSSVVASIVPGGQTAYSRFKIPLDVSANKICQISKQSSIARLIMLAKLILWHEASMTKKDTIEAFDLLLKNVMDSDKPFGGKIMVFGGDFHQTLHVIPNGSKDQQIEASFVHSPLWRTFQKITLSENMRAISNHQYSRFLLRVGEGHEPEDEEGKISLRKDILIQFDNKDISSTSQYRFRNLSLHDSHFDMLSIYIYIYPDSYLLRLIGFAFSDLHAYSIDPYAMISRCILTPKNSCVDDINDVLID